The following proteins are encoded in a genomic region of Drosophila bipectinata strain 14024-0381.07 chromosome XL, DbipHiC1v2, whole genome shotgun sequence:
- the Xpac gene encoding DNA repair protein complementing XP-A cells homolog, whose product MSNPRRRRNCLQNSDFKRAVDNCEIKMSEEVASAPVAPTGSTLTTAQKARIERNQAKALKLREAKLVAHPYKDLASNKDGSHPEAVLSQSSSVIKVQGTKYIDSGGGFLLEQPVLPGAGAAGAAAASGDGIPVIEDDAIAIPVHYEECLECGDQFADSYLFSNFDHSVCDKCRDNEEKHSLITRTEAKAEYLLKDCDFDKRQPPLRYISRKNPHNVRWGEMKLYLHLQVLKRAMEVWGSEDELVRQHEAREDKREVGKARKYNKQMKQLRMEVRSSIYTKKTHEIHQHEFGPDTYNEEEDTYTHTCLSCPYSETYEKM is encoded by the exons ATGTCAAatccaagaagaagaagaaattgtttacaaaatagTGACTTTAAGCGGGCAGTTGATAATTGTGAAATTAAGATGTCCGAGGAAGTAGCCAGCGCTCCAGTGGCCCCAACTGGATCCACGCTAACCACGGCCCAGAAGGCTCGCATCGAACGGAATCAGGCCAAGGCCCTGAAGCTGCGGGAGGCCAAGTTGGTGGCGCATCCTTACAAGGATTTGGCCAG CAACAAAGATGGCAGCCATCCCGAGGCGGTTCTAAGCCAGAGCTCCTCCGTAATCAAGGTGCAGGGCACCAAGTACATAGACAGCGGTGGCGGCTTTCTGCTGGAACAGCCTGTGCTTCCGGGAGCCGGGGCAGCTGGAGCGGCAGCAGCATCCGGAGATGGTATACCTGTTATTGAGGACGACGCTATCGCCATCCCAGTTCACTATGAGGAGTGCCTGGAGTGCGGCGACCAGTTCGCAGATTCCTATTTGTTCAGTAACTTTGATCATTCCGTGTGCGACAAGTGTCGGGATAACGAGGAGAAGCACTCGCTCATCACCAGGACCGAGGCCAAGGCAGAGTACCTTCTGAAGGACTGTGACTTTGATAAGCGACAGCCCCCGCTGCGATACATCAGCCGGAAGAATCCACACAACGTGCGCTGGGGCGAGATGAAGCTATACCTGCATCTGCAGGTCCTCAAGCGGGCCATGGAGGTGTGGGGCAGCGAGGATGAGCTGGTGCGCCAGCACGAGGCCAGGGAGGACAAACGTGAGGTGGGCAAGGCCCGCAAGTACAACAAGCAGATGAAGCAGCTCCGCATGGAGGTCCGCAGCAGTATTTATACGAAGAAGACCCACGAAATCCACCAGCACGAGTTCGGTCCGGATACTTAcaatgaggaggaggacaccTACACGCACACCTGCCTCTCTTGTCCCTATAGCGAGACCTACGAAAAGATGTAG